The following are encoded in a window of Carya illinoinensis cultivar Pawnee chromosome 15, C.illinoinensisPawnee_v1, whole genome shotgun sequence genomic DNA:
- the LOC122296010 gene encoding nuclear matrix constituent protein 1-like isoform X3, which produces MFTPTPQRKAWPAVTVAPRSTSAGKGKAVAFVEVPEQPPPPQHSLSGKGSAGLDTGDMDDWKRFREAGLLDEAAMERKDREALLDKITKLQNELYDYQYNMGLLLIEKRDWTMKYEELGQALSETQEILKREQSAHLIALSEVEKREENLKKVLIAEKQRVIDLGKDIREVQEERNQIKLKSEAKLANVDTLLVGTEEKSLEVEEKLHVAEAKLAVVNRKSSELEMRLQNVEGRESVLRREHLSLMAEQEAHKEIFYKQREDLREWERKLQEGEERLLKSRRIFNEREQTANELDATLKQKERDLKEAQKKIDLCNSTLKEKEDDINIRLEEVIVKEKKADSQRSFLEMKEKELLVLEEKLKARERVEIQKLLDEQRANLDTKSQWFELELEEKRKSFNEEHRSKLDEVEQKKAKINHEKEKLIKQEQLMDKREERMNEKEKDIEMKMKSFRDMENAIKADDKRLEVEKQQILADQESLQNLRDEIEKIRDEITQQKRQLHEESEKLRISKRERSEHIRLQSQLKQEIENYRLQQELLMKEGEDLKLEREKFEKEWELLDEKRAEISRELRQTAEEREKLEKLQHSEEGRLEKERHVVQDEIKTKLEALQQEKASFASLMRHENLALSEKAQNEHSQRLQEFELRRRDLENDIRNRREEMEKHLQERETAFEEERERERNNISHLNEVAEKQWEEVKSERHRIQKETEELKMNQKQLEVNQLEMRKDIDELGDLSRKLKVQREQFIKERSLFLAFVEKLKSCKICGEITKEYVFSDLQVPDMEDREVISLPRLGDEILKSSQGNLAATDLGFSDSGGHLSWIRKCTSKIFKISPGKKSEHVTAPVLTESSPSSPILLNVEQHKREPAMLGKGAKGYAISEDEPQPSLGMAANTYDVQQLQSDSIIGEVDNVCAPSADDHSHMDSKVEKVPDDSLQSEPRVVRRKPGGKRKSGVHRTHSVKAVVEDAKVFLKETPEKTKQNHTDEESKGDSSHTETVVSKNARKRQHAQTSRITESEQDFGNSEEHSESVTAGGRRKRRQTAVSIVQTPVEKRYNLRRHKMYTPSSRPPS; this is translated from the exons ATGTTCACGCCGACGCCGCAGAGGAAGGCGTGGCCGGCTGTTACGGTTGCGCCCAGGAGTACTTCAGCTGGAAAGGGCAAGGCAGTGGCGTTTGTTGAAGTCCCGGAGCAGCCACCGCCGCCTCAACATTCGCTGAGCGGCAAAGGCTCGGCGGGGTTGGATACTGGGGATATGGATGACTGGAAACGGTTTAGGGAGGCGGGGTTGTTGGACGAGGCGGCGATGGAGAGGAAGGACCGCGAGGCGCTTTTGGATAAGATCACGAAGCTTCAGAACGAG CTTTATGACTACCAGTACAACATGGGGCTTCTCTTAATTGAGAAGAGGGACTGGACTATGAAGTATGAAGAACTGGGGCAAGCTCTGTCTGAAACGCAGGAGATCCTCAAACGTGAGCAGTCGGCACATTTAATTGCTTTATCTGAAGTTGAGAAGCGTGAAGAGAATTTGAAGAAAGTATTGATTGCTGAGAAGCAGCGCGTGATAGAT CTTGGAAAGGATATACGTGAGGTTCAAGAGGAGCGCAACCAAATCAAGCTTAAATCTGAGGCAAAGTTGGCTAATGTGGACACTTTGCTTGTTGGAACTGAAGAGAAATCATTGGAGGTAGAGGAAAAGTTGCATGTTGCTGAAGCCAAGCTTGCTGTGGTAAACAGAAAGAGCTCAGAATTGGAGATGAGATTGCAAAATGTGGAGGGTCGTGAAAGTGTTCTTCGAAGGGAGCATCTATCCTTAATGGCTGA GCAAGAAGCacataaagaaattttttataagcAAAGGGAAGACTTGCGAGAGTGGGAGAGGAAACTGCAGGAAGGGGAGGAGAGGCTACTCAAGAGTAGAAGAATCTTTAATGAAAGAGAGCAGACAGCAAATGAACTTGATGCAACTCTTAAGCAGAAAGAGAGGGACCTCAAAGAGgctcaaaagaagatcgatttATGCAACTCAACATTAAAAGAGAAGGAGGATGATATCAATATAAGACTAGAAGAAGTAATTGTAAAAGAGAAA AAGGCCGACTCTCAGAGAAGCTTCCTTGAGATGAAGGAGAAGGAATTACTTGTGCTGGAAGAGAAGCTTAAGGCTAGAGAGAGA GTGGAAATTCAGAAGCTTCTTGATGAGCAAAGGGCAAATCTGGATACAAAATCGCAGTGGTTTGAGCTGGAACTAGAAGAGAAAAGGAAATCCTTTAACGAGGAACATAGAAGCAAGTTAGATGAGGTTGAGCAGAAGAAGGCCAAAATCAACCATGAGAAAGAAAAGTTGATAAAACAAGAACAGCTTATGGATAAGAGGGAGGAGAGAATGAATGAGAAAGAGAAGGAcattgaaatgaaaatgaaatcttTTAGAGATATGGAAAATGCCATTAAAGCCGATGATAAAAGGTTGGAGGTGGAAAAACAGCAAATACTTGCTGATCAAGAGAGTCTGCAAAATCTCAGAGATGAGATTGAGAAGATAAGGGATGAAATTACTCAGCAGAAGCGACAACTCCATGAAGAGAGTGAGAAACTGAGGATAAGTAAGAGGGAGAGGTCAGAGCACATCCGTCTACAGTCACAATTGAAGCAGGAAATAGAGAATTACAGACTTCAGCAGGAATTGCTTATGAAGGAAGGTGAagatttgaaacttgaaaggGAGAAGTTTGAGAAAGAGTGGGAATTGTTGGATGAGAAAAGAGCTGAAATTAGTAGGGAGCTAAGGCAAACTgctgaagagagagaaaaattggAGAAATTACAGCACTCTGAAGAAGGTAGGCTGGAAAAAGAGAGACATGTGGTGCAGGATGAAATAAAGACGAAGTTGGAAGCTCTTCAACAGGAGAAAGCATCATTTGCATCCTTAATGAGGCATGAAAATTTAGCTTTATCTGAGAAAGCTCAGAATGAGCACAGTCAAAGGCTTCAAGAGTTTGAATTGCGGAGAAGGGATCTTGAGAATGATATTCGGAATAGACGTGAAGAAATGGAGAAGCACCTGCAGGAAAGAGAAACAGCATttgaggaggagagagaaagagagcgtAATAATATTAGTCATTTGAATGAAGTTGCTGAGAAGCAATGGGAAGAGGTGAAATCTGAGAGGCATAGGATACAGAAGGAAACAGAAGAGCTTAAAATGAACCAGAAGCAACTGGAAGTAAACCAACTTGAAATGCGTAAAGATATCGATGAGCTTGGTGATTTAAGCAGGAAGCTCAAGGTGCAGCGGGAACAGTTTATTAAGGAAAGAAGTCTATTCCTTGCATTTGTTGAGAAGCTGAAGAGTTGCAAAATTTGTGGGGAAATCACAAAGGAGTATGTTTTCTCTGACCTCCAAGTACCTGATATGGAAGATAGGGAGGTTATTTCTCTGCCAAGGCTGGGTGATGAAATTTTGAAGAGCTCTCAAGGCAACCTAGCTGCTACTGATCTTGGATTTTCAGACTCGGGGGGGCACCTATCGTGGATCCGAAAATGCACCTCAAAGATTTTTAAGATATCCCCAGGTAAAAAGAGTGAGCATGTTACTGCTCCAGTTTTGACCGAGTCATCCCCATCATCACCTATTCTGCTAAATGTAGAACAACATAAAAGGGAGCCTGCTATGCTTGGCAAAGGAGCCAAAGGGTATGCTATTTCTGAGGATGAGCCACAGCCATCTCTTGGGATGGCTGCCAATACTTATGATGTTCAGCAGCTCCAATCTGATAGCATCATTGGGGAGGTGGATAATGTGTGTGCTCCATCTGCTGATGATCATAGCCACATGGATAGTAAGGTAGAAAAAGTTCCCGACGATTCCCTGCAATCAGAACCGAGGGTTGTTCGGCGGAAGCCTGGGGGAAAACGCAAGTCAGGAGTGCATAGGACACACTCCGTGAAGGCGGTTGTTGAAGATGCAAAGGTTTTTCTCAAGGAAACCCCtgagaaaacaaaacagaaccaTACCGATGAGGAAAGCAAGGGTGATTCCAGTCATACTGAGACTGTAGTTAGTAAAAATGCAAGGAAGAGACAACATGCACAAACCTCAAGGATAACAGAGAGTGAGCAAGATTTTGGGAATAGTGAAGAGCATTCTGAAAGTGTCACAGCTGGTGGACGCAGAAAGAGGCGGCAAACTGCTGTTTCAATCGTGCAAACTCCAGTAGAGAAGCGATACAATCTCAGGCGTCATAAGAT
- the LOC122296528 gene encoding protein decapping 5 isoform X1, translating into MASESASRTSPTADSYIGSLISLTSKSEIRYEGVLYNINTHESSIGLRNVRSFGTEGRKKDGPQVPPGDKIYEYILFRGSDIKDLQVKSSPPVQPTPPINNDPAIIQSHYPHPASTSTSMPPAVSASLSDLSSHAAQLGLHGSSFQGGLPLYQPGGNIAPWGATPSPSNANGGGIAMPMYWQGYYGPPSGLPHLHQHSLLHPPPGLSMPSSLQPPMQYPNINASLPTGASNLPDEPSSLPPPIFSSVNLSSSSLAPSTLLPVPSVTLTSETLGNSVLNKAPPSSGLPAIAFGSSLPSLAPLTMSSPDINAIVPSINKPTAIPSPILSYQASSKSTSSIVGTSNSIHTETPAPSLVTPGQLLQSVPTAVSSQTSQIAQKDVEVVQISSSASLSEPILPVSAEAQPPILPLPVPSQAAQKPNGTPFQHRHGYRGRDRGRGMGSSRPGKKFSEDFDFIAMNEKFKKDEVWGHLGKSSKSHSMDKEGDEKFGDEDDTQDEDDQLPKFGVKPVYNKDDFFDSLSCNALGHESQNGRTKFSEQMKIDTETFGDFARYQGGRGGRGHGRGGRFRGGYHGRGYSHGGRGWGRGVSSHGP; encoded by the exons ATGGCTTCGGAAAGTGCTTCCAGAACGAGTCCAACGGCCGATTCCTACATTGGGAGCTTGATAAGCTTGACTTCCAAGAGCGAGATTAGATATGAGGGCGTGCTCTACAACATCAATACTCATGAGTCCAGCATTGGACTCCGAAATG TACGATCATTTGGAAcagaaggaaggaaaaaagatgGTCCGCAAGTCCCTCCAGGTGACAAAATTTATGAATACATACTATTCCGTGGGAGTGACATCAAG GATTTACAGGTTAAATCTTCTCCACCTGTTCAGCCTACACCACCTATAAACAATGATCCGGCTATTATTCAG TCTCACTATCCTCACCCAGCTTCTACTTCTACAAGCATGCCTCCTGCTGTTAGTGCATCTTTGTCAGATCTTAGTTCACATGCTGCACAGTTGGGACTCCATGGATCAAGTTTCCAAGGTGGCCTTCCTTTGTATCAACCTGGAGGTAATATAGCTCCCTGGGGAGCTACACCATCTCCTTCTAATGCAAATGGTGGTGGGATTGCCATGCCAATGTACTGGCAAGGATACTATGGCCCCCCAAGTGGACTTCCTCATTTGCATCAGCATTCTTTGCTCCATCCACCACCTGGACTGTCAATGCCTTCTTCACTGCAGCCGCCGATGCAATATCCTAATATTAATGCCTCTTTACCCACTGGTGCTTCAAACTTACCTGACGAACCATCTTCTTTGCCTCCTCCCATTTTTAGTTCTGTGAATTTAAGCTCTAGTTCTTTAGCACCATCAACTCTGCTTCCCGTCCCTTCAGTCACACTAACTTCTGAAACATTAGGAAACTCAGTGCTTAACAAGGCACCACCTAGTTCTGGCCTTCCTGCAATTGCATTTGGTTCTAGTTTGCCATCTCTGGCTCCTTTAACTATGTCTAGTCCAGATATAAATGCTATTGTGCCATCAATCAACAAGCCTACTGCAATTCCTAGTCCAATCTTGTCGTATCAAGCCTCTTCTAAATCTACATCGTCTATTGTTGGAACATCCAACTCTATTCACACAGAAACACCAGCACCCTCATTGGTAACTCCGGGTCAGCTGTTGCAGTCTGTACCTACCGCAGTTTCTTCTCAAACTTCACAAATAGCACAAAAGGATGTAGAAGTGGTTCAAATATCATCATCAGCTTCACTATCAGAACCAATATTGCCAGTTTCAGCTGAAGCTCAGCCGCCAATACTTCCATTACCAGTACCTTCACAAGCTGCTCAAAAG CCAAATGGAACTCCTTTTCAACATCGTCATGGTTACCGGGGACGTGATAGAGGAAGAGGAATGGGG AGTTCACGTCCAGGAAAAAAATTCTCTGAAGATTTTGATTTCATAGCTATGAACGAGAAATTTAAGAAGGATGAAGTGTGGGGTCATCTTGGCAAGAGTAGTAAATCTCATTCAATGGACAAAGAAGGGGATGAAAAATTTGGCGATGAAGATGATACTCAAGATGAAGATGATCAATTACCGAAATTTGGGGTCAAG CCTGTCTATAATAAGGATGATTTCTTTGATTCCCTCTCCTGCAATGCACTTGGTCATGAATCACAGAATGGAAGGACGAAATTCTCTGAGCAAATGAagatagacacagag ACTTTTGGTGACTTTGCAAGGTATCAGGGTGGTCGAGGAGGTCGTGGACATGGGCGTGGTGGTCGTTTTCGTGGTGGTTACCATGGAAGGGGGTATAGTCATGGTGGGAGGGGCTGGGGGCGGGGCGTTTCCAGTCATGGCCCTTAG
- the LOC122296529 gene encoding clavaminate synthase-like protein At3g21360 — translation MEFSCKAFKVGKCEGQKVVDGETMPLLLQAPEPNKTGLDSLLSDLKENKEWFEQMIIKNSAVLLRGYNLTNAEDFNEIVEAFGWEEIPYVGPAPRTHVHKRVWTANEGPLSEFIYFHHEMVLINESPKKVAFFCEIPPPEGGETPFVPSFRVTERMLEEFPEAVREMEEKGLKYTLTALSRSDTSSMRGRGWEDAFGTSDRAEAERRANAVGMDMEWLPNGAVKTILGPRSLTRVFDGSKGRRMWFNTLVGMHGKEHSSAMMADGTEIPDNVVKRCGEIIEEESIQFKWEKGDVIFFDNMALLHGRRPSLPPRRVLVTIFK, via the exons atggAATTCTCTTGCAAAGCCTTCAAGGTCGGAAAATGTGAAGGGCAAAAGGTGGTGGATGGCGAAACCATGCCACTACTGCTACAAGCGCCAGAACCCAACAAGACAGGCTTGGATTCCCTTCTCTCTGATCTCAAAGAAAACAAGGAGTGGTTTGAGCAGATGATCATCAAGAACAGTGCTGTCCTCCTCCGAGGCTACAATCTTACCAACGCCGAGGATTTCAATGAGATCGTAGAAGCCTTCGGCTGGGAAGAGATTCCTTATGTTGGACCCGCCCCAAGGACACATGTTCATAAACGTGTATGGACGGCCAACGAGGGACCTCTCTCCGAGTTCATATACTTCCACCATGAGATGGTTTTG ATCAATGAATCTCCGAAGAAAGTAGCTTTTTTCTGTGAGATACCACCCCCTGAAGGTGGAGAGACGCCCTTTGTTCCAAGCTTCCGTGTAACAGAAAGGATGCTGGAGGAGTTCCCGGAAGCCGTGCGGGAAATGGAGGAGAAAGGGTTAAAATACACACTCACGGCCCTTAGCAGGAGCGATACATCCTCCATGAGGGGCAGAGGCTGGGAGGATGCTTTTGGGACATCGGATCGCGCAGAAGCTGAGAGAAG GGCTAATGCTGTAGGGATGGACATGGAGTGGCTACCAAATGGTGCGGTGAAGACAATATTGGGGCCGCGAAGTCTGACAAGGGTGTTTGATGGAAGCAAAGGAAGGAGGATGTGGTTCAACACGTTAGTGGGGATGCATGGGAAGGAGCATAGCTCAGCCATGATGGCAGACGGAACAGAGATACCAGATAATGTGGTAAAGAGATGCGGAGAAATCATTGAAGAAGAGAGCATCCAATTCAAATGGGAGAAGGGTGATGTTATCTTCTTTGAtaacatggctttgcttcatgGAAGAAGGCCTTCCCTTCCTCCCAGAAGAGTCTTGGTTACCATATTCAAGTAG
- the LOC122296528 gene encoding protein decapping 5 isoform X2, which produces MASESASRTSPTADSYIGSLISLTSKSEIRYEGVLYNINTHESSIGLRNVRSFGTEGRKKDGPQVPPGDKIYEYILFRGSDIKDLQVKSSPPVQPTPPINNDPAIIQSHYPHPASTSTSMPPAVSASLSDLSSHAAQLGLHGSSFQGGLPLYQPGGNIAPWGATPSPSNANGGGIAMPMYWQGYYGPPSGLPHLHQHSLLHPPPGLSMPSSLQPPMQYPNINASLPTGASNLPDEPSSLPPPIFSSVNLSSSSLAPSTLLPVPSVTLTSETLGNSVLNKAPPSSGLPAIAFGSSLPSLAPLTMSSPDINAIVPSINKPTAIPSPILSYQASSKSTSSIVGTSNSIHTETPAPSLVTPGQLLQSVPTAVSSQTSQIAQKDVEVVQISSSASLSEPILPVSAEAQPPILPLPVPSQAAQKSSRPGKKFSEDFDFIAMNEKFKKDEVWGHLGKSSKSHSMDKEGDEKFGDEDDTQDEDDQLPKFGVKPVYNKDDFFDSLSCNALGHESQNGRTKFSEQMKIDTETFGDFARYQGGRGGRGHGRGGRFRGGYHGRGYSHGGRGWGRGVSSHGP; this is translated from the exons ATGGCTTCGGAAAGTGCTTCCAGAACGAGTCCAACGGCCGATTCCTACATTGGGAGCTTGATAAGCTTGACTTCCAAGAGCGAGATTAGATATGAGGGCGTGCTCTACAACATCAATACTCATGAGTCCAGCATTGGACTCCGAAATG TACGATCATTTGGAAcagaaggaaggaaaaaagatgGTCCGCAAGTCCCTCCAGGTGACAAAATTTATGAATACATACTATTCCGTGGGAGTGACATCAAG GATTTACAGGTTAAATCTTCTCCACCTGTTCAGCCTACACCACCTATAAACAATGATCCGGCTATTATTCAG TCTCACTATCCTCACCCAGCTTCTACTTCTACAAGCATGCCTCCTGCTGTTAGTGCATCTTTGTCAGATCTTAGTTCACATGCTGCACAGTTGGGACTCCATGGATCAAGTTTCCAAGGTGGCCTTCCTTTGTATCAACCTGGAGGTAATATAGCTCCCTGGGGAGCTACACCATCTCCTTCTAATGCAAATGGTGGTGGGATTGCCATGCCAATGTACTGGCAAGGATACTATGGCCCCCCAAGTGGACTTCCTCATTTGCATCAGCATTCTTTGCTCCATCCACCACCTGGACTGTCAATGCCTTCTTCACTGCAGCCGCCGATGCAATATCCTAATATTAATGCCTCTTTACCCACTGGTGCTTCAAACTTACCTGACGAACCATCTTCTTTGCCTCCTCCCATTTTTAGTTCTGTGAATTTAAGCTCTAGTTCTTTAGCACCATCAACTCTGCTTCCCGTCCCTTCAGTCACACTAACTTCTGAAACATTAGGAAACTCAGTGCTTAACAAGGCACCACCTAGTTCTGGCCTTCCTGCAATTGCATTTGGTTCTAGTTTGCCATCTCTGGCTCCTTTAACTATGTCTAGTCCAGATATAAATGCTATTGTGCCATCAATCAACAAGCCTACTGCAATTCCTAGTCCAATCTTGTCGTATCAAGCCTCTTCTAAATCTACATCGTCTATTGTTGGAACATCCAACTCTATTCACACAGAAACACCAGCACCCTCATTGGTAACTCCGGGTCAGCTGTTGCAGTCTGTACCTACCGCAGTTTCTTCTCAAACTTCACAAATAGCACAAAAGGATGTAGAAGTGGTTCAAATATCATCATCAGCTTCACTATCAGAACCAATATTGCCAGTTTCAGCTGAAGCTCAGCCGCCAATACTTCCATTACCAGTACCTTCACAAGCTGCTCAAAAG AGTTCACGTCCAGGAAAAAAATTCTCTGAAGATTTTGATTTCATAGCTATGAACGAGAAATTTAAGAAGGATGAAGTGTGGGGTCATCTTGGCAAGAGTAGTAAATCTCATTCAATGGACAAAGAAGGGGATGAAAAATTTGGCGATGAAGATGATACTCAAGATGAAGATGATCAATTACCGAAATTTGGGGTCAAG CCTGTCTATAATAAGGATGATTTCTTTGATTCCCTCTCCTGCAATGCACTTGGTCATGAATCACAGAATGGAAGGACGAAATTCTCTGAGCAAATGAagatagacacagag ACTTTTGGTGACTTTGCAAGGTATCAGGGTGGTCGAGGAGGTCGTGGACATGGGCGTGGTGGTCGTTTTCGTGGTGGTTACCATGGAAGGGGGTATAGTCATGGTGGGAGGGGCTGGGGGCGGGGCGTTTCCAGTCATGGCCCTTAG
- the LOC122295598 gene encoding probable transmembrane ascorbate ferrireductase 4, with protein MAVDSPSLVPLLFFARVSGLAVAMLVLLWALAFNSSFLIPNSSSQEYLIYEVLHPLFMVIGFILISGEAILVHRWLPGSRNFKKSVHLCLQGVALASGLFGIWTRFQGEDGIVANFYSLHSWMGLICVSLFGAQWLIGFLSFWHRGEARTVRLKVLPWHVFVGLYTYGLAVVTAETGLLEKLTFLQTKRNLSRYCPESMIVNSLGLGLALLCGIVILAAVSPKHQTLQTKFMYPDAKCLSS; from the exons ATGGCGGTAGACTCTCCTTCTCTAGTCCCTCTCCTCTTCTTTGCTAGAGTCTCAGGGCTTGCAGTAGCTATGCTGGTCCTCTTATGGGCTCTTGCTTTCAACTCCAGCTTCCTGATCCCAAACTCGTCCTCCCAAGAATACCTCATCTATGAA GTTCTTCATCCTTTATTtatggtgattgggtttattcTAATCAGTGGAGAAG CAATTCTGGTGCATAGATGGTTGCCTGGTTCGAGGAACTTCAAGAAATCTGTGCATTTGTGCCTTCAAGGAGTGGCTTTGGCTTCTGGGTTATTTGGGATTTGGACAAGGTTTCAGGGGGAAGATGGGATTGTGGCTAATTTCTACAGTCTGCATTCCTGGATGGGTTTGATTTGTGTCTCCCTATTTGGAGCTCAG TGGTTGATTGGCTTCCTGAGCTTTTGGCACCGAGGGGAGGCGCGCACAGTAAGGCTAAAGGTCCTGCCTTGGCACGTTTTTGTGGGGCTCTACACTTATGGTTTGGCCGTGGTCACAGCAGAAACTGGGCTGCTAGAGAAGTTGACATTCTTGCAGACGAAGAGAAACCTATCCAGATACTGCCCAGAATCCATGATTGTCAATAGCCTAGGACTTGGGTTGGCCCTGCTTTGTGGCATTGTAATATTGGCTGCCGTTTCACCAAAGCATCAAACTCTTCAAACTAAATTCATGTACCCAGATGCCAAGTGCTTGTCGTCCTAA